A single region of the Candidatus Protochlamydia amoebophila UWE25 genome encodes:
- a CDS encoding ABC transporter permease, translated as MHHHSSYTYWQTVWKQFKQNPLAIFALIVVCLFCLAGIYAPFLASSKPIVVQYEGNWYFPLFRYLFFPGFFTKPLDIFYNLLIFTLPLFIATWCLLKKRHTYRLWTFIFLCLLQIILFLGILYHNDQDPSASLELNEKRQQSIQKQLDLKKANPLLAPSFTPNWEKELSYMTPYARLNLVLRYQQRLNQDQRLKAEAHAFLTVEKMKKNESYSIASLWQQEKRHEKQEIERQQILVTQNQAVYPQAKAHINALMDKCQTSSLDHLPSWQTCKYLTKISPQEKESLLNSKNIVDTYERAQSQLNYLHDKQVWLENQIPKLKYEIMPLLRPFHWEDDAGGEQALNKHISWWELTRVNRKDMVAALIFGIRVSLSVGLLSIVIALLIGIPVGAVSGYYGGKIDIIIYRLIEIWESMPTFFMLLMIVAFLQNKSIFLVIAIIGLFGWTGFSRFIRGEFFRQKQLPYVEACHAQGFSNRYIMFSHLLPNAIPPLLTLVPFAIMGAITSETGLSFLGLGEEGSSSWGVLMDEGRTAFPSESYLLWPPATLLTILLVAIALVGDALRDALDPKLHSHDI; from the coding sequence ATGCATCATCATTCTTCTTACACTTATTGGCAGACTGTTTGGAAACAATTTAAACAAAATCCTCTCGCCATATTTGCTTTAATCGTTGTGTGTTTATTTTGTTTAGCGGGTATCTACGCTCCTTTTTTAGCTTCTAGTAAACCTATTGTTGTCCAATATGAAGGAAATTGGTACTTCCCTCTTTTTCGCTATCTCTTTTTTCCTGGTTTTTTCACAAAACCCCTTGATATTTTCTACAATTTACTCATTTTCACTTTACCACTTTTTATAGCCACTTGGTGTTTATTAAAAAAACGACACACTTACCGCCTATGGACTTTTATTTTTTTATGCCTTCTACAAATCATTTTGTTTTTAGGGATTTTATATCATAATGATCAAGACCCTTCAGCAAGCTTAGAACTTAATGAGAAAAGACAGCAATCTATTCAAAAACAACTCGATTTAAAAAAAGCAAATCCACTTCTAGCGCCTTCTTTTACTCCGAATTGGGAAAAAGAGTTATCGTATATGACCCCTTATGCTAGGCTTAATTTGGTTTTACGTTATCAACAAAGACTTAATCAAGATCAACGATTAAAAGCCGAAGCTCATGCATTTTTGACTGTTGAAAAAATGAAAAAAAATGAGAGTTACTCAATTGCCTCTTTATGGCAACAAGAAAAACGACACGAAAAACAAGAAATTGAAAGGCAACAAATTTTAGTCACTCAAAATCAAGCAGTTTATCCGCAGGCTAAGGCACATATAAACGCATTGATGGATAAATGTCAAACAAGCTCTCTCGATCACTTACCTTCTTGGCAAACATGTAAATACTTAACCAAAATTTCTCCTCAAGAGAAAGAGAGCTTACTAAATTCAAAAAACATTGTTGACACTTACGAACGTGCGCAAAGTCAATTGAATTATCTTCATGATAAACAAGTATGGCTTGAAAACCAAATACCCAAGCTTAAGTATGAAATTATGCCTTTATTGCGCCCTTTTCATTGGGAAGACGATGCAGGAGGAGAACAAGCTTTGAACAAACACATAAGTTGGTGGGAATTAACACGAGTCAATCGCAAAGACATGGTCGCTGCTTTAATTTTTGGTATCCGTGTTTCCCTTTCAGTGGGCCTTCTTTCTATCGTGATTGCGCTACTGATTGGAATTCCAGTTGGAGCCGTTTCAGGTTATTATGGAGGCAAAATAGATATAATCATATATCGATTAATTGAAATCTGGGAGTCAATGCCAACCTTTTTTATGTTATTAATGATTGTCGCTTTTTTACAAAATAAATCGATTTTCTTAGTGATTGCCATCATTGGTCTATTTGGATGGACAGGATTTAGCCGTTTTATTCGCGGAGAATTTTTTAGACAGAAACAACTACCATATGTCGAAGCTTGTCATGCACAAGGATTTAGTAATCGGTATATCATGTTTTCTCATCTTCTTCCCAATGCAATCCCCCCCTTACTTACTCTCGTTCCTTTTGCCATTATGGGAGCTATTACCAGCGAGACAGGGCTTTCCTTTTTAGGTTTAGGAGAAGAAGGATCTAGCTCCTGGGGAGTTTTAATGGATGAGGGACGAACTGCTTTTCCTTCTGAAAGTTATTTACTTTGGCCCCCTGCCACTTTACTTACTATTCTTCTAGTGGCAATCGCTCTTGTTGGTGACGCATTAAGGGATGCACTCGATCCTAAATTACATTCGCATGATATATAA
- a CDS encoding ABC transporter permease gives MWNYVLRRFLLLPLTLFFIVLINFIIINLAPGDPVSFAEISQEGATRREDRSIACGGDERYLQFRDFYGLTLPVLFNNWPSLSQDYVKQTLWQLANRKLTPESLNELPVKDYDAIRVTFGDQSRYLMSKLIIILVDPETSENVRRLASHFFVRGGSRQGYIGSNINPEQKAWNKKVAEDNQYLRTLLWQSSASPLEVSKKIKLIQEWYEKNKAFYRLDPSKELWKIFFTETRFTRYMSRILHLDFGTLRNDSSKPVLTEVTKRFKYSLTLSLLPMLITFVLCQFFGFIMAYKHNQWIDYTLNLIFLVLYAIPIFVVAPFLIEKVALHNTFPFTDIPIPISGFTNPDRIYHQENSYQRLFDIIQHIALPIVAVMYGSLAAESRLSRTAVLEVLRQDYIRTAKAKGVPPFKILFKHVGRNAAITIVTSLASSLGILLGGSLIVETLFDINGFGKFFYDAIINRDYNVIMFSTLAGSFLTLMGYLLADLAYMWLDPRITLD, from the coding sequence ATGTGGAATTATGTCTTAAGACGATTTCTTCTTCTTCCACTAACCCTTTTCTTTATTGTTTTAATAAATTTTATCATTATTAATCTCGCTCCAGGTGACCCCGTTTCTTTTGCAGAAATCTCACAAGAAGGAGCCACTCGAAGAGAAGATCGATCCATAGCATGTGGTGGTGATGAACGTTATTTGCAATTTAGAGATTTCTACGGCTTAACGTTGCCTGTTTTGTTTAACAATTGGCCCTCTTTATCTCAAGATTATGTTAAACAAACATTGTGGCAGCTTGCGAATCGGAAACTGACTCCAGAAAGTTTGAATGAACTTCCCGTTAAAGATTATGATGCCATACGAGTCACTTTTGGAGATCAATCGCGTTATCTCATGTCTAAATTGATCATTATTTTAGTTGATCCCGAGACTTCAGAAAACGTTCGCAGATTAGCTTCTCATTTTTTTGTGAGAGGAGGTTCTAGGCAAGGTTATATTGGATCTAACATTAACCCTGAACAAAAAGCCTGGAATAAAAAAGTCGCTGAAGATAATCAATATCTGCGCACTCTTCTTTGGCAATCTTCTGCATCCCCTTTAGAAGTATCTAAAAAAATTAAACTCATACAAGAATGGTACGAAAAAAATAAAGCTTTTTATCGTTTAGATCCGTCAAAAGAATTATGGAAAATATTTTTTACCGAAACACGCTTCACAAGGTATATGAGTCGCATTCTTCATTTAGATTTTGGCACATTGCGTAATGATTCAAGTAAGCCTGTTCTTACCGAAGTCACGAAGCGATTTAAATATTCTTTAACCCTTTCACTTTTGCCCATGCTCATCACTTTTGTATTGTGTCAATTTTTTGGATTCATTATGGCTTATAAACACAATCAATGGATTGACTATACCCTTAATCTTATTTTTCTAGTTTTATATGCCATTCCTATTTTTGTAGTGGCTCCTTTTTTAATCGAAAAAGTTGCCTTGCACAATACATTTCCTTTTACAGATATTCCTATTCCGATTAGTGGTTTTACAAATCCCGATCGAATCTATCATCAGGAAAATTCTTATCAGCGTCTATTTGATATCATTCAACATATTGCTCTTCCAATTGTAGCGGTTATGTATGGGAGTTTAGCCGCAGAATCTCGCTTATCGCGCACAGCCGTTTTAGAAGTTTTAAGACAAGACTACATTCGAACAGCTAAAGCAAAAGGCGTACCTCCTTTTAAGATTTTATTTAAACACGTAGGACGTAATGCCGCTATTACGATTGTTACCTCATTAGCAAGCTCTCTCGGCATCTTGTTAGGAGGGTCATTAATTGTTGAAACCCTATTTGATATCAATGGTTTTGGAAAATTTTTTTATGATGCCATTATCAATAGAGATTATAATGTCATTATGTTTTCGACTTTGGCTGGATCATTTTTAACATTAATGGGCTATTTGTTAGCCGATTTAGCCTATATGTGGTTAGATCCTCGCATTACTTTAGACTGA
- a CDS encoding peptide-binding protein, translated as MNKEPISLYIFRFILGFGLFAFMAMLYWSSALIENQLKFLRQDLIQIKNDIYTVRSETEKIRTDILKTLINHPLSQNSSSSETANFPLTINKKAAQGENLLKVDPFYQITLPRLLGPQFTPQGVRKEATFRKPDHLHPFSPWLEVSSWNDLCSISLASQEVGKYETMAPEMAERIELRTNEKGLSEYWVFLRQDVFWAPLQQNQFAEGIILAPHFLRRHPVTAHDFKFYFDAIMNPYVEEAKAVSLRIYFGDIEEIKILDDYTFIVRWKTEKTVGENGKEELKMKYLSKSWTGSLCPLASFVYQYFADGTKIIEEDSHPNTYQTNSIWAQNFSHHWAKNVIVSCGPWLFDGMTEREIRFKRNPDYFNAYAALTEALEFKFKNSPDGIWEEFKTDSLDLFEIPPNQLAELDRFLQSAPYAKQKENGSGIHRLDYISRKYYYIGWNQANPLFKSKKVRQALTMAIDRERIIRQNLNGMGMQTTGTFFPFSPSYDATLKPYPYNIQKALELLREDGWYDSSGTGVLEKVIDGQRTPFKFTLTYFVKSPTNKSICEYISTALKEIGIVCKIEGVDVADLSAIVDDKSFDAIYMAWALGSPPEDPRQLWYSTGAKEKGSSNLIGFVNQEVDHIIDKLTFEYDVEKRIELYHQFDRIIYDEAPYTFIYTPKETLLYRDYLQNVFIPAERQDLIPGANVGEPIANLFWIKDTSKKQEKYLGN; from the coding sequence ATGAATAAAGAGCCTATTAGTTTATATATCTTCCGATTTATCTTAGGGTTTGGGTTATTCGCGTTCATGGCTATGTTGTATTGGTCATCTGCTCTGATTGAAAACCAGTTAAAATTTTTAAGACAAGACCTGATTCAAATCAAAAATGATATTTATACCGTTCGTTCTGAAACAGAAAAAATTCGTACGGATATCTTAAAAACACTTATTAATCACCCTTTAAGCCAAAACAGTTCTTCATCTGAAACAGCCAATTTCCCTTTAACAATAAACAAAAAAGCTGCGCAGGGTGAAAATCTTCTTAAAGTAGATCCTTTTTATCAAATCACCCTCCCTCGATTACTAGGACCTCAATTTACCCCGCAGGGAGTTCGCAAAGAGGCAACGTTCAGAAAACCGGATCATCTCCACCCTTTTAGCCCCTGGTTAGAAGTTTCTTCATGGAACGATCTGTGCTCTATTTCATTAGCTTCCCAAGAAGTGGGTAAATATGAAACAATGGCTCCAGAAATGGCTGAAAGAATAGAATTAAGAACTAATGAAAAAGGTCTTTCCGAGTATTGGGTATTTCTAAGGCAAGATGTATTTTGGGCTCCCCTTCAACAAAATCAATTTGCTGAAGGGATTATTTTAGCCCCTCATTTTTTACGCCGACACCCAGTCACTGCTCATGACTTTAAATTTTACTTTGACGCAATCATGAATCCATACGTGGAAGAAGCCAAAGCCGTTTCCCTTAGAATTTACTTTGGAGATATTGAAGAAATTAAAATACTCGATGATTACACTTTCATTGTGCGATGGAAAACGGAAAAAACCGTAGGAGAAAATGGAAAAGAAGAACTAAAAATGAAATATCTGTCAAAATCTTGGACAGGATCTTTATGTCCTTTAGCTTCCTTTGTTTATCAGTATTTTGCGGATGGCACAAAAATTATTGAAGAAGATAGCCACCCTAACACTTACCAAACTAATTCTATCTGGGCACAAAATTTTTCCCATCACTGGGCAAAAAATGTCATTGTCAGTTGTGGTCCGTGGTTATTCGATGGCATGACCGAAAGGGAAATACGATTCAAAAGAAATCCTGATTATTTTAATGCTTATGCTGCCCTAACCGAAGCGCTAGAATTCAAATTTAAAAACTCTCCAGATGGAATTTGGGAAGAATTTAAAACTGATTCTTTAGATTTATTTGAAATTCCTCCTAATCAGCTTGCAGAGTTAGATCGATTTTTACAAAGTGCCCCTTATGCCAAACAAAAAGAAAATGGATCGGGAATTCATCGATTGGACTATATTAGTCGAAAATATTATTACATTGGATGGAACCAAGCTAACCCCTTATTTAAAAGCAAAAAAGTTCGACAAGCTTTGACGATGGCTATTGATAGAGAACGCATTATTCGTCAAAATTTAAATGGAATGGGAATGCAAACAACGGGAACCTTTTTCCCTTTTTCTCCCTCCTATGACGCGACATTAAAACCCTATCCTTACAATATTCAAAAAGCTTTGGAATTATTAAGAGAAGATGGATGGTACGATAGTTCAGGAACGGGTGTCTTAGAAAAAGTCATTGACGGTCAACGCACCCCTTTTAAATTTACATTGACATATTTTGTCAAAAGCCCAACAAATAAATCAATTTGTGAATACATTTCGACTGCTTTAAAAGAAATTGGGATTGTTTGTAAAATTGAGGGGGTAGATGTAGCAGATTTATCTGCTATAGTGGACGATAAAAGTTTTGATGCTATTTATATGGCTTGGGCTCTTGGATCGCCTCCTGAAGATCCAAGGCAGCTGTGGTATTCAACAGGAGCCAAAGAAAAAGGCTCTTCAAATCTAATTGGTTTTGTCAATCAAGAAGTAGATCATATCATTGACAAATTAACTTTTGAATATGATGTCGAAAAACGTATTGAACTTTACCATCAATTTGATCGCATTATTTATGATGAAGCTCCCTATACATTTATTTATACTCCCAAAGAGACTCTTCTTTACCGCGATTACTTGCAAAATGTTTTCATCCCTGCTGAAAGGCAAGATTTAATCCCGGGAGCTAATGTAGGCGAACCTATTGCAAACTTATTTTGGATTAAAGATACTTCTAAAAAACAAGAAAAATACCTTGGGAACTAA
- a CDS encoding sulfite exporter TauE/SafE family protein — MTLFFTLFPLYLFGNVHCLGMCGPLVLLLGKHHHRYFYFIGRILSFSLAGLVAGEAGAVTQIFLKDYYLAEIISIFFGVLIIYWGLNLLFNWNFFKSITQWNLLQTINLTLSQLMLKNNWKATFFFGFFTVMLPCGQTLVVFSACALTGDAFIGLGNGFAFAILTTPSLVLAMHTYKFFNQLKQYSNIILGLSSIFVGILACCRGFAELGWISHFVLNPDSSPLYHIVIF; from the coding sequence ATGACTTTATTTTTTACTCTTTTTCCCCTTTACTTGTTTGGAAATGTGCATTGTTTAGGAATGTGCGGTCCTTTAGTCCTGTTACTTGGAAAACATCATCATCGATATTTTTACTTCATAGGTAGAATCCTTTCTTTTAGTTTAGCAGGCTTAGTTGCAGGAGAGGCTGGAGCAGTCACTCAAATTTTTCTCAAAGACTACTATTTGGCAGAAATTATAAGTATTTTTTTTGGAGTCTTGATTATCTATTGGGGACTAAACTTGTTATTTAATTGGAATTTTTTTAAAAGTATCACGCAATGGAATTTATTACAGACAATCAATTTGACTCTTTCTCAACTGATGTTGAAAAATAATTGGAAAGCGACCTTTTTTTTTGGTTTTTTTACAGTGATGTTACCTTGCGGTCAAACCCTCGTTGTTTTTTCAGCTTGTGCTTTAACGGGAGATGCATTCATTGGCCTAGGAAATGGATTTGCCTTTGCTATTTTAACAACACCTTCGCTTGTTTTGGCTATGCATACTTATAAATTTTTTAACCAACTAAAGCAATATTCCAATATTATTTTAGGATTAAGCTCGATTTTCGTCGGAATTTTAGCTTGTTGTAGAGGATTTGCAGAACTGGGGTGGATTTCACATTTTGTCTTAAATCCTGACTCTTCACCCCTTTATCATATAGTGATTTTCTAA
- a CDS encoding glycogen/starch/alpha-glucan phosphorylase: MSTVNIDLLAEELIRRVKSYLISTIGRTAEEADANEFYRALCYAIREETMINWQATARTIAKNQSRQIYYLSMEYLPGRLFVNNITNLCSKDVVKLVLQKMNRNLRSIVEQEEDPGLGNGGLGRLASCLLDSLATHHYPAQAYGLRYQYGIFEQQLWNGAQIEAPDCWLLNENPWEFRRDLRRVHVKFCGKPQTTYNIHGDEILSLTEAEEVGALPYDIPIVGYSKNSNFSVVTLRLWSTKDSPRNFLLQKYNAGRLDQAAENTTLTDVLYPSDNNDIGKRIRLKQEFLLVSASLQDIVRHHLAQYNNLRQFADKVRIQINDTHPSLVIAELVRILTKDHDLPWKTAVEITEACTGYTNHTILSEALEQWDKALFYYLLPRQCRIIERINLDFCNAIRSRYPQDEERIRRLSIIENDKVRMANLAIVGSHKVNGVAKLHTEILKNSVFKDFYEFFPDKFVNITNGVTQRRWLLECNPELARFITQRIGDKWITDFLTIKELAKFASDPESQLEFLAIKKKNKFKFIEYINRENRLRDANGIIISPPPLLDVDSIFDVQIKRIHEYKRQLMNALHLIMLYQEITQNPNHQRIKRTVVIGGKAAAGYETAKDIIRLIYCIARKVNQDPIVGPFLKIVYLENYNVTKAEIVIPASDLSEQISTAGTEASGTGNMKMAMNGALTIGTQDGANIEMEEEVTPEWWPFSFGCTAEQIAQLKMTNSYSSKEIYDNNPAIKKAVDALRDRSFAQTEEEHQIFSDLYHKLIEMHYGGAPDRYFMLKDLQSFYDTQLKVEELYKKPKKWAEYAIHNIAGMGKFSTDFSVHNYAALIWGIEPCPIDQELLDRVRYDYAAHNRC; encoded by the coding sequence ATGAGTACAGTAAATATAGATTTACTAGCTGAAGAATTAATTCGCAGAGTCAAATCTTATTTAATTAGTACGATTGGAAGAACAGCAGAAGAGGCCGATGCTAATGAATTTTATCGAGCTTTATGCTATGCGATCAGGGAAGAAACAATGATTAATTGGCAGGCGACAGCTCGTACAATTGCCAAAAATCAATCTCGCCAAATTTATTATCTCTCGATGGAATACTTACCTGGAAGACTTTTTGTGAATAATATCACAAATTTATGTTCAAAAGATGTTGTTAAGCTTGTCTTACAGAAAATGAATCGGAATTTAAGAAGCATTGTTGAGCAAGAGGAAGACCCTGGTTTAGGTAATGGCGGTCTTGGTCGCTTAGCCTCTTGTTTACTCGATTCTTTAGCCACGCATCACTATCCTGCTCAGGCTTATGGTTTGCGTTATCAATATGGAATTTTTGAGCAACAACTTTGGAATGGCGCACAAATTGAAGCTCCCGATTGCTGGCTTTTAAATGAAAATCCTTGGGAATTTAGACGGGATTTAAGAAGAGTGCATGTCAAGTTTTGTGGAAAACCTCAAACAACGTACAATATCCATGGGGATGAAATTTTAAGCCTCACAGAGGCTGAAGAAGTAGGGGCTCTTCCTTATGATATACCAATTGTTGGTTATAGCAAAAACTCTAATTTCTCAGTTGTGACCTTACGTCTATGGTCTACTAAAGATTCTCCGCGGAATTTTCTGTTACAAAAGTATAATGCAGGGAGGCTTGATCAAGCAGCAGAAAATACGACTTTAACTGATGTATTATATCCAAGTGATAACAATGATATTGGAAAAAGGATCCGATTAAAACAAGAATTTTTGTTAGTTTCAGCCTCGCTACAGGATATTGTTCGCCATCACTTGGCGCAATATAACAATTTAAGGCAATTTGCCGATAAAGTACGCATTCAGATCAATGATACTCATCCCTCACTAGTCATTGCAGAGCTGGTTCGCATTTTAACTAAAGATCATGATTTACCTTGGAAAACAGCAGTCGAAATCACAGAGGCTTGCACAGGTTATACGAACCATACGATATTGAGTGAGGCGCTAGAGCAATGGGATAAAGCTCTTTTCTATTACTTACTTCCACGTCAATGTCGAATTATAGAACGAATCAATCTCGATTTTTGTAATGCGATTAGAAGTCGCTATCCTCAAGACGAAGAACGAATCAGACGATTATCCATCATCGAAAATGATAAAGTACGAATGGCAAATTTAGCCATTGTAGGCTCGCATAAAGTCAATGGAGTAGCAAAACTTCATACGGAGATTTTAAAAAATTCGGTTTTTAAAGATTTTTATGAATTTTTTCCTGATAAGTTTGTTAATATTACAAATGGGGTTACCCAAAGACGTTGGTTATTGGAATGTAATCCTGAATTAGCTAGATTTATTACTCAAAGGATTGGTGACAAATGGATTACAGATTTTTTGACAATTAAAGAATTAGCGAAGTTTGCCTCAGATCCAGAATCGCAACTGGAATTTCTAGCGATTAAAAAGAAAAATAAATTTAAGTTTATAGAATATATCAATAGAGAAAATCGTTTGAGGGATGCAAATGGAATTATTATTTCTCCTCCTCCTCTCCTCGATGTTGATTCAATTTTTGATGTCCAAATCAAGCGAATTCATGAGTATAAAAGACAACTTATGAATGCGTTACACTTAATCATGCTTTATCAAGAGATCACACAAAATCCCAATCATCAAAGAATCAAACGCACGGTCGTGATTGGGGGAAAGGCAGCTGCTGGTTATGAAACTGCAAAAGATATTATTCGGTTGATCTATTGTATTGCTCGGAAAGTTAACCAGGATCCAATTGTAGGACCATTTTTAAAAATTGTCTATTTAGAAAATTACAATGTAACTAAAGCCGAAATCGTTATTCCTGCATCAGATCTTTCAGAGCAAATTTCTACAGCTGGGACAGAAGCGTCTGGAACGGGTAATATGAAAATGGCTATGAACGGGGCATTGACAATTGGAACGCAAGATGGCGCCAACATCGAAATGGAAGAAGAGGTCACTCCTGAGTGGTGGCCTTTTTCTTTTGGCTGTACAGCAGAGCAAATTGCCCAATTAAAAATGACAAATTCTTATTCTTCGAAAGAAATTTATGATAATAATCCCGCAATCAAAAAAGCTGTGGATGCTTTAAGAGATCGCTCTTTTGCTCAAACAGAAGAAGAGCATCAAATATTTAGTGATCTTTATCATAAACTAATCGAAATGCACTACGGAGGTGCTCCTGATCGCTATTTCATGTTAAAAGACCTTCAAAGTTTTTATGATACACAGCTGAAAGTGGAAGAATTATATAAAAAACCGAAAAAGTGGGCTGAATATGCCATACATAATATTGCTGGGATGGGAAAATTTTCTACTGATTTTTCGGTTCATAACTATGCAGCACTGATTTGGGGAATTGAGCCTTGTCCAATTGATCAAGAGCTCTTAGATCGTGTGCGCTACGATTATGCAGCGCACAATCGATGCTGA
- a CDS encoding ABC transporter substrate-binding protein: MFDFSKLKDKISQFFASAKRLYWLALAIVLILIFSLMRGCSSSDLTKPTYSIGQDTQWSTIDVMNKERQLSAFNLDLLTSIAKEERTPFSLQSTPRNFLMRRLESGDLDGIISSLSPTPINQSLYAFSEPYFPLGPVLIISSQSPLKGWNEKAIKLIGIQSGTSDKLNLEKDPTIQLRLYDNILNALADLDDRRIDGAIFPAIPAYVYTQTFYEGKLKIVTAPLTNESLRLVALKTENGQELIKLFNRGLKKIRDNNTYQQLLDRWGFLNVEKMDHQP; the protein is encoded by the coding sequence ATGTTCGATTTTTCTAAGCTAAAAGATAAAATAAGTCAGTTTTTTGCTTCTGCAAAAAGACTTTATTGGTTAGCTTTAGCAATCGTTTTAATTCTTATTTTTTCTCTTATGCGAGGGTGTTCTTCCTCAGATTTGACAAAACCCACTTACTCCATCGGTCAAGATACACAATGGTCAACTATTGATGTGATGAATAAAGAGAGACAATTATCGGCTTTCAATCTCGATTTACTTACATCAATTGCCAAAGAAGAGAGAACTCCCTTCAGTTTGCAATCTACTCCTCGAAACTTTTTGATGAGGCGACTTGAAAGTGGAGATTTAGATGGTATTATTTCAAGCCTTTCTCCTACACCAATTAATCAGTCTTTATACGCATTTTCAGAACCTTATTTTCCTTTAGGTCCTGTGCTTATTATTTCTTCGCAAAGTCCTTTGAAAGGTTGGAATGAAAAAGCGATCAAGCTCATCGGTATACAATCCGGCACATCAGATAAACTTAATTTGGAAAAAGATCCAACCATTCAACTGCGTTTATATGACAATATCTTAAATGCTTTAGCAGACTTGGATGATAGGCGAATTGATGGAGCCATCTTTCCTGCTATCCCTGCTTATGTTTATACTCAAACCTTTTATGAAGGAAAATTGAAAATTGTTACTGCTCCTCTTACAAATGAGAGTCTACGCCTGGTAGCCTTAAAAACAGAAAATGGACAAGAATTGATCAAATTATTTAATAGGGGCTTGAAAAAAATTCGAGACAATAACACTTATCAACAACTTCTTGATCGTTGGGGTTTTCTAAATGTCGAGAAAATGGATCATCAGCCTTAA
- a CDS encoding sugar phosphate nucleotidyltransferase, whose translation MNTLTMLRQRSSQVVETSDSQSVDMRQVASLILSGGEGTRLHPLTLARCKPAINFGGKYRLIDVPISNSLHAGCKKVFLLTQFLSSSLHQHVFQTYMQGPGAGSIEILTAEQKPSKKNWFQGTADAVRQNIDYLLESPFEYFLILSGDQLYNIDFQEMVHFAKKNDSDVVVATIPVNTQDAKRMGILKVDEQNSITSFYEKPQDNDLLQQLRSPSNILEKAGVAPTGERVYLGSMGIYLFKRKALVELLSEDIREDFGKHLIPTKVASGKISAYLYTGYWEDIGTIETFYQANLALTETNPVFNFHNEARPIYTYRYDLPPAKFTTCQIQKSILCEGSIIEADEITHSLLGPRTVIGSGAIIRDSYLMGNDYYVSPVNDHCKLPSEPQIGENCIIKKAIIDKNVRIGKGVQLINKQQLTRYESELVFIRDGIIVVPRGSVLPDGFIL comes from the coding sequence ATGAATACATTAACAATGTTAAGGCAGCGTTCTTCTCAAGTTGTAGAAACTTCTGATTCTCAATCAGTTGATATGCGTCAAGTGGCTAGTTTAATTTTAAGTGGGGGAGAAGGAACACGTTTACACCCCCTAACTTTAGCACGTTGCAAGCCAGCTATTAATTTTGGTGGGAAATATCGACTCATTGATGTTCCTATCTCTAATTCTTTACATGCAGGTTGCAAAAAAGTATTTCTACTGACGCAATTTCTTTCGTCTTCTTTGCATCAACATGTTTTTCAAACATACATGCAAGGACCAGGCGCTGGTTCTATTGAAATTTTAACAGCAGAACAAAAACCTTCCAAGAAGAATTGGTTTCAAGGAACCGCTGATGCAGTTCGTCAAAATATTGATTATCTTTTAGAAAGTCCTTTTGAATATTTTTTAATTTTATCGGGAGATCAACTTTATAATATAGATTTTCAGGAAATGGTTCATTTTGCTAAAAAAAATGATTCCGATGTTGTTGTTGCAACTATCCCAGTCAATACTCAAGATGCTAAACGGATGGGAATATTAAAAGTTGATGAACAAAATTCTATTACATCTTTTTATGAAAAGCCGCAAGATAACGATTTATTACAACAATTGCGAAGTCCATCGAATATTCTTGAAAAAGCAGGAGTCGCGCCGACAGGCGAACGAGTTTATTTGGGATCAATGGGAATTTATTTATTCAAACGAAAGGCATTAGTTGAGCTTCTTTCTGAAGATATTCGAGAAGATTTTGGTAAACATTTGATTCCCACAAAAGTTGCCTCTGGGAAAATCTCAGCCTATCTTTACACAGGGTACTGGGAAGATATCGGAACGATTGAAACATTTTATCAGGCCAATCTTGCTTTAACTGAAACCAACCCTGTTTTTAACTTTCACAATGAGGCACGTCCTATTTACACATATCGATATGATTTACCACCTGCTAAATTTACTACTTGCCAAATTCAAAAAAGTATTCTCTGTGAAGGCTCTATTATCGAAGCAGACGAAATTACTCATAGCCTTTTAGGTCCGCGAACAGTCATTGGTTCTGGGGCAATCATTCGTGATTCTTATTTAATGGGAAATGATTATTATGTTTCTCCTGTAAATGATCATTGTAAACTTCCGTCTGAACCTCAGATTGGAGAAAATTGTATTATCAAAAAAGCTATTATAGATAAAAATGTTCGTATTGGAAAAGGCGTCCAGTTGATTAATAAGCAACAGTTGACTCGCTACGAAAGTGAGCTTGTTTTTATTAGAGATGGTATCATCGTTGTTCCACGCGGATCAGTCCTTCCAGACGGATTTATTTTATAA